One genomic segment of Candidatus Neomarinimicrobiota bacterium includes these proteins:
- a CDS encoding DUF177 domain-containing protein translates to MKIDISKFDDGLNHLKMALPARGMSLMKHGHIIGDIKLDAHFDKRLHDLNLKARVSASALLVCDRCLKSFEKSVASGFELYFTAKLSDSESLGIRYFNPNDPVIDLREEIHSALVLTLPIKTLCVPDCKGLCPVCGANRNDEDCGCVTEFHDNRWEKLKEIQFNRS, encoded by the coding sequence ATGAAGATAGATATATCAAAATTCGACGATGGTTTAAACCATCTTAAGATGGCGTTACCGGCACGGGGAATGAGCCTTATGAAACACGGCCATATTATCGGTGATATCAAGCTGGATGCGCACTTCGACAAGAGACTGCATGATTTGAATTTAAAGGCAAGAGTCTCCGCATCAGCTCTGCTGGTTTGCGACCGCTGTCTAAAAAGCTTTGAGAAGAGTGTTGCATCCGGATTTGAGCTTTATTTCACCGCAAAGTTGAGCGACAGTGAGAGTTTAGGAATACGCTACTTCAATCCGAATGACCCTGTAATCGACCTCAGGGAAGAGATTCATTCGGCGCTGGTTCTGACTCTGCCGATAAAAACTCTCTGTGTACCGGATTGTAAGGGACTCTGCCCCGTATGTGGTGCGAACCGGAACGATGAGGATTGCGGCTGCGTTACGGAGTTTCACGACAACAGGTGGGAAAAGCTTAAGGAAATACAATTTAACCGGTCATAA
- the rpmF gene encoding 50S ribosomal protein L32 has translation MALPKRKISKSRRDKRRTHYKATVSTTVTCPKCLQPKLAHRVCPNCGYYNGRSVIAPAE, from the coding sequence TTGGCGCTACCAAAAAGAAAAATTTCAAAATCTCGTAGGGATAAAAGACGAACGCACTACAAGGCAACAGTTTCAACAACTGTTACCTGCCCGAAATGTTTACAGCCTAAGCTGGCACACAGGGTATGTCCGAATTGTGGATATTATAACGGCAGATCTGTAATAGCTCCAGCGGAATAA